In Rhodovulum sulfidophilum DSM 1374, the following are encoded in one genomic region:
- a CDS encoding DUF294 nucleotidyltransferase-like domain-containing protein, producing MSDPEADILASLTRYAPFDMVPAAALEVLGASLTRIAAEAGRTLSYEGERLEALLVIESGSVEIETDGSGPLALRGPGDVIGERGLLRLGRATLTARVAEDAVLIRLPKERFYDLIDEVPAFAAWFQRASPARPADSGADAAGLTALKVSDLMTKGPVTCPVGAGVRDVARLMRDNGISSVILMEGEMPAGIVTVRDLANKVLAEGLDGTTPVARVMTSDLITIAPDALGLDALMRLADHNISHLPVAEGGRIVGLIGRTDLFRQQAATASHMIADIVDAGSAAEMVRVVAQVPSLLTQLVSAGAGASAITRRITDITDAITRRLLVLAEAELGPPPVPYLWLACGSQGRREQTGQSDQDNCLILDDAVEPGHDAYFQALAAFVSDGLHACGFVYCPGDMMATNPRWRQPRRVWRAYFAGWIAQPDNQAQMLASVMFDLRPIHGETALFRDLQAETLAMARRNSIFVAHMVSNSLKHTPPLGLLRGFALIRSGEHKDMVDLKLSGVVPVVDLGRVYALRGELMAVNTRERLEAAREVGVISKAGAHDLIDAYDFIAETRLRHQAAQIRAGERPDNFMPPAQLSELERNHLRDAFMVIKTMQSSAGQGRGVMG from the coding sequence ATGTCCGATCCCGAGGCCGATATCCTGGCCAGCCTGACCCGCTATGCGCCCTTCGACATGGTGCCCGCGGCGGCGCTGGAGGTGCTGGGCGCCAGCCTGACCCGGATCGCGGCCGAGGCCGGGCGGACGCTGTCCTACGAGGGCGAGCGGCTCGAGGCGCTGCTGGTGATCGAGAGCGGCAGCGTCGAGATCGAGACCGACGGTTCGGGCCCGCTCGCCCTGCGCGGCCCCGGCGACGTGATCGGCGAACGCGGGCTGTTGCGGCTGGGGCGGGCGACGCTGACCGCGCGGGTGGCCGAGGATGCGGTGCTGATCCGCCTGCCGAAAGAGCGGTTCTACGATCTCATCGACGAGGTTCCGGCCTTTGCCGCCTGGTTCCAGCGCGCCTCTCCGGCGCGGCCTGCCGATAGCGGTGCCGATGCGGCGGGGCTGACCGCGCTGAAGGTCTCGGACCTGATGACCAAGGGGCCGGTCACCTGCCCGGTCGGGGCCGGGGTCCGCGACGTGGCGCGGCTGATGCGCGATAACGGGATCTCGTCGGTGATCCTGATGGAGGGCGAGATGCCCGCTGGCATCGTCACCGTGCGCGATCTGGCCAACAAGGTGCTGGCCGAGGGGCTGGACGGCACCACGCCGGTGGCCCGGGTGATGACCTCGGATCTCATCACCATCGCGCCCGATGCGCTGGGGCTGGATGCACTGATGCGGCTTGCCGATCACAATATCAGCCATCTGCCGGTGGCCGAGGGCGGGCGCATCGTCGGGCTGATCGGGCGCACCGATCTTTTCCGCCAGCAGGCGGCGACCGCCAGCCACATGATCGCCGATATCGTCGATGCGGGCAGCGCCGCCGAGATGGTCCGCGTCGTGGCGCAGGTGCCGAGCCTTCTGACCCAGCTTGTCAGCGCCGGGGCCGGGGCCAGCGCCATCACCCGGCGGATCACCGACATCACCGATGCCATCACGCGGCGCCTGTTGGTCCTGGCCGAGGCCGAGCTGGGCCCGCCGCCGGTGCCCTATCTGTGGCTGGCCTGCGGCAGCCAGGGCCGGCGCGAGCAGACCGGGCAAAGCGATCAGGACAATTGCCTGATCCTCGACGATGCGGTCGAACCGGGACATGACGCCTATTTCCAGGCGCTGGCGGCCTTCGTCTCGGACGGGCTGCATGCCTGCGGCTTCGTCTATTGCCCGGGCGACATGATGGCGACCAATCCGCGCTGGCGTCAGCCGCGCCGGGTCTGGCGCGCGTATTTCGCGGGCTGGATCGCCCAGCCCGACAATCAGGCCCAGATGCTGGCCTCGGTGATGTTCGATCTCAGGCCGATCCATGGCGAGACCGCGCTGTTTCGCGACCTGCAGGCCGAGACCCTGGCGATGGCCCGCAGGAATTCGATTTTCGTCGCGCATATGGTGTCGAACTCGCTGAAACACACGCCGCCGCTGGGGCTTCTGCGCGGCTTTGCCCTGATCCGCTCGGGCGAGCACAAGGACATGGTCGATCTGAAGCTGTCCGGCGTGGTGCCGGTGGTCGATCTGGGCCGGGTCTATGCGCTGCGGGGCGAGCTGATGGCGGTCAATACCCGCGAGCGGCTCGAGGCGGCGCGCGAGGTCGGCGTGATCTCGAAGGCGGGCGCGCATGACCTGATCGACGCCTATGACTTCATTGCCGAGACCCGGCTTCGCCATCAGGCGGCGCAGATCCGGGCGGGCGAGAGGCCCGACAATTTCATGCCGCCCGCGCAGCTGTCCGAACTGGAACGCAACCACCTGCGCGACGCGTTCATGGTGATCAAGACAATGCAGTCCTCGGCCGGGCAGGGCCGGGGCGTGATGGGGTAG
- a CDS encoding response regulator transcription factor yields the protein MGEKSVLLVEDEDGIALALEFLISRQGYDTRRVTDGDAALRAMEEDRPDLVVLDVMLPERSGYEVCQIMRQDEGLKHVKVLMMTARGGEVERRKGLALGADAFLTKPFATADLTAQIRALLGGDMDA from the coding sequence ATGGGCGAAAAGTCGGTTCTGCTGGTCGAGGACGAGGATGGCATCGCGCTGGCGCTGGAATTCCTGATCTCGCGGCAGGGCTACGACACCCGCCGCGTCACCGATGGCGATGCCGCGCTGAGGGCGATGGAGGAGGACCGCCCCGATCTGGTGGTGCTCGACGTGATGCTGCCCGAGCGGTCGGGCTACGAGGTCTGCCAGATCATGCGGCAGGATGAGGGCCTGAAACATGTTAAGGTCCTGATGATGACAGCGCGCGGTGGAGAGGTCGAGCGGCGCAAGGGGCTGGCACTGGGGGCCGATGCGTTCCTGACGAAACCCTTCGCGACCGCGGATCTGACGGCCCAGATCCGCGCGTTGCTGGGGGGAGACATGGATGCATGA
- a CDS encoding exonuclease domain-containing protein: protein MHERLGLRLRFALFFAALALGGMAVLVLGLWFGHARAGGPLDGYVIAGMVAGCGLLGLAAWIGLLFDANVARPIQALAADLQTRAGVDVAADIDEAPARYLGALAPAANAIHDALAATRDAQARAVAERTAALNREKAIFEALLRDLAEGVVVATPDHRIMLYNRAALGLLGDLGLDRPLTAVLRPEPLTHALDRMGARAARGEAEAERFLAATASGERFLMARVSPVAVAGRRAGYVLIFHDATEDLEAHAELDHLFNTMLEGIRRPTAAIGALFDAIEADPDMGDEMRSAFFARLRGEQAMLVDRMNQVADRYGTATTRRWPMPAVASDDIFDALTARLPGDLRFEGARQFVRCDGFAISELLARVIEGLRGDDRRDGFVLRAVPEGPEVCLELHWRGPPVSDGQIDRWLSAPLSAGYGEYLGRDALEGHGTELWAEPTETGHRLLLPLAAAAAPLLTPADPRPEFYDFSLPPPAAGALADRPLGDLSFVVFDTETTGLAPRQGDEIVQIAGVRIVNGRILRGEVFDTLVNPGRHIPAASTAVHGIDDATVRGSPDVIAAGRRFHAFCEGAVLVAHNAAFDMTFLKMKEDRLGLRFDHPVLCTVLLSAALYPHAEDHTLDALACRFGVRLEAEHRHTALGDAMATAEVFRQMLGMLQVSGVRTLGEAVARSNEMHGIRRAQSY from the coding sequence ATGCATGAGCGATTGGGGCTGAGACTTCGGTTTGCGCTGTTCTTCGCGGCGCTGGCTCTGGGCGGCATGGCGGTGCTGGTGCTGGGCCTGTGGTTCGGCCATGCCCGCGCGGGCGGTCCGCTCGACGGCTATGTGATCGCGGGCATGGTGGCAGGCTGCGGGCTGCTGGGGCTTGCGGCCTGGATCGGGCTGTTGTTCGACGCGAATGTCGCCCGGCCGATCCAGGCGCTGGCCGCCGATCTGCAGACCCGGGCCGGGGTCGATGTCGCGGCCGATATCGACGAGGCGCCCGCGCGCTATCTGGGCGCGCTCGCGCCCGCCGCCAATGCGATCCACGACGCACTGGCCGCCACCCGTGACGCCCAGGCCCGCGCCGTGGCCGAGCGCACTGCCGCGCTGAACCGCGAGAAGGCGATCTTCGAGGCGTTGTTGCGCGATCTTGCCGAGGGCGTGGTGGTGGCCACGCCCGATCACCGGATCATGCTGTATAACCGCGCCGCGCTCGGGCTGCTGGGCGATCTGGGGCTCGACCGGCCGCTGACCGCCGTTCTCCGGCCCGAGCCGCTGACCCATGCGCTCGACCGGATGGGCGCGCGGGCCGCCCGTGGCGAGGCCGAGGCGGAACGCTTCCTGGCCGCCACCGCCAGCGGCGAGCGTTTCCTGATGGCGCGGGTCAGCCCGGTCGCGGTCGCGGGCCGGCGCGCGGGCTATGTGCTGATCTTCCATGACGCGACCGAGGATCTCGAGGCGCATGCCGAGCTCGACCACCTGTTCAACACCATGCTCGAGGGGATAAGGCGGCCGACCGCCGCCATCGGGGCGCTGTTCGATGCCATCGAAGCCGATCCCGACATGGGCGACGAGATGCGGTCGGCCTTCTTCGCCCGGCTTCGCGGCGAACAGGCGATGCTGGTCGACCGGATGAACCAGGTCGCCGACCGCTACGGCACCGCCACCACCCGGCGCTGGCCGATGCCTGCCGTCGCCTCCGACGACATCTTCGATGCGCTGACCGCGCGGCTGCCCGGCGATCTGCGTTTCGAGGGCGCGCGCCAGTTCGTCCGCTGCGACGGTTTCGCGATTTCCGAGCTGTTGGCCCGGGTGATCGAGGGGCTGCGCGGCGATGACCGGCGCGACGGTTTCGTCCTGCGGGCGGTGCCCGAGGGTCCCGAGGTCTGTCTTGAACTGCATTGGCGCGGCCCGCCTGTCAGCGACGGGCAGATCGACCGCTGGCTTTCGGCGCCGCTCTCGGCGGGCTATGGCGAATATCTCGGCCGCGACGCGCTGGAAGGCCATGGCACCGAGCTTTGGGCCGAGCCGACCGAGACCGGCCACCGTCTGCTGCTGCCGCTGGCCGCCGCCGCCGCGCCGCTGCTGACGCCGGCCGATCCGCGTCCGGAGTTCTATGACTTCTCTTTGCCGCCGCCCGCTGCGGGCGCGCTGGCCGACCGGCCTCTCGGCGACCTGAGCTTCGTCGTCTTCGACACCGAGACCACCGGGCTCGCGCCGCGCCAGGGCGACGAGATCGTGCAGATCGCCGGGGTGCGCATCGTCAATGGCCGCATCCTGCGCGGCGAGGTCTTCGACACCCTGGTCAATCCGGGGCGGCATATTCCGGCGGCCTCGACCGCGGTCCATGGCATCGATGACGCGACTGTGCGCGGCAGTCCGGACGTGATCGCGGCGGGGCGACGGTTTCATGCCTTCTGCGAGGGCGCGGTGCTGGTCGCCCATAACGCCGCCTTCGACATGACCTTCCTGAAGATGAAGGAAGACCGGCTGGGGCTTCGCTTCGACCATCCCGTGCTGTGCACCGTGCTGCTTTCGGCCGCGCTTTACCCGCATGCCGAGGATCACACCCTCGACGCGCTGGCCTGCCGCTTCGGGGTGCGGCTCGAGGCCGAGCATCGCCATACCGCGCTGGGCGATGCGATGGCGACGGCCGAGGTGTTCCGGCAGATGCTGGGGATGCTGCAGGTGTCGGGGGTGCGGACGCTGGGCGAAGCGGTGGCGCGGTCCAACGAGATGCATGGCATCCGCCGCGCCCAGAGTTACTGA
- a CDS encoding glycosyltransferase yields MPSVLFAHENFPAQFGGIAGYMAARGWEVVFATAAEAFPRDRLVRLPETGLRVMGYARHRDVAPATHRYLHGTERAVLNGQGLARAAIRLRRQGFAPDLVVAHSGWGSGSFARAVWPEARFVPYIEWWYNYPPVDMASETGESAEDRHAAALCRNLPFLLDLQGADAILVPTAFQRDQLPDWLAARATVIHDGVDIDALVHPPPDMPPFTLDGLPETAPLVTYATRGMEPMRGFPQFMADLAKLQAEDARIHAVVAGEDSVHYGGRLPEGESWKARALAAHDFDMARLHFTGRLPPQRYRALLRRSDAHVYLTRPFVLSWSLLDAMAAACPLVVSDTAPVREAVPPDAARFVDFETPGEIARGIAAVLAEPAASRAMGGRARDHAAAHYAQSVLHPRREAFFRAVIEGRGLPGQ; encoded by the coding sequence ATGCCATCCGTCCTTTTCGCGCATGAGAATTTCCCGGCCCAGTTCGGCGGCATCGCCGGCTATATGGCCGCGCGCGGCTGGGAGGTGGTCTTCGCCACCGCCGCCGAAGCCTTTCCCCGCGACCGGCTGGTGCGCCTTCCCGAAACCGGGCTTCGGGTGATGGGCTATGCCCGCCACCGCGATGTCGCCCCGGCCACGCATCGCTACCTGCACGGAACAGAACGCGCGGTTCTGAACGGGCAGGGCCTGGCCCGGGCGGCGATCCGGCTGCGCCGACAGGGCTTTGCCCCCGATCTGGTGGTCGCGCATTCGGGCTGGGGCTCGGGCAGCTTCGCACGGGCGGTCTGGCCCGAAGCCCGCTTCGTGCCCTATATTGAATGGTGGTACAATTACCCGCCGGTCGACATGGCCTCGGAAACCGGCGAGTCGGCCGAGGACCGCCATGCCGCCGCGCTTTGCCGCAACCTGCCCTTCCTGCTGGACCTGCAGGGGGCGGATGCGATCCTGGTCCCGACGGCGTTCCAGCGCGACCAGCTGCCCGACTGGCTCGCGGCGCGCGCGACCGTGATCCATGACGGGGTCGACATCGACGCGCTGGTCCATCCGCCCCCCGACATGCCGCCCTTCACGCTGGACGGCCTGCCCGAGACCGCGCCTCTGGTCACCTATGCCACGCGGGGGATGGAGCCGATGCGCGGCTTTCCCCAGTTCATGGCCGATCTGGCCAAGCTGCAGGCCGAGGATGCCCGGATCCATGCGGTCGTGGCGGGCGAGGATTCGGTGCATTATGGCGGGCGCCTGCCCGAGGGCGAAAGCTGGAAGGCCCGCGCCCTGGCCGCGCATGATTTCGACATGGCGCGGCTGCATTTCACCGGACGGCTTCCACCCCAACGCTACCGGGCGCTCCTGCGGCGCTCGGACGCGCATGTCTACCTGACCCGGCCCTTCGTGCTGTCCTGGTCGCTGCTCGACGCGATGGCCGCCGCCTGCCCCCTGGTGGTGTCGGATACCGCACCGGTGCGCGAGGCGGTGCCGCCCGACGCCGCCCGCTTCGTCGATTTCGAGACCCCGGGCGAGATCGCCCGCGGCATCGCCGCCGTTCTGGCCGAGCCCGCCGCATCGCGCGCCATGGGCGGGCGCGCCCGCGATCATGCCGCCGCGCATTACGCCCAGAGCGTGCTCCATCCCAGGCGCGAGGCCTTCTTCCGGGCGGTGATCGAAGGACGGGGCCTGCCCGGTCAGTAA
- a CDS encoding MarR family winged helix-turn-helix transcriptional regulator: MTGGQLEAFARSDLAAAVLMERIVRGAYDTRNSSEIQPLQWSILRYLDGFAEDRCTLTLITSFLGLTHAPVSRAVRTMRDRGLVRQRCHPRDARSAIISLTDAGRSALELDPIRKIALLLSTLPDADRNAIKRALRSIAIELAS; this comes from the coding sequence ATGACCGGAGGACAGCTGGAAGCCTTCGCCAGAAGCGACCTCGCTGCGGCCGTTCTGATGGAGCGGATCGTGCGCGGGGCCTATGACACGAGGAACTCCAGCGAGATCCAGCCGCTGCAATGGTCGATCCTGCGCTATCTCGACGGCTTTGCCGAAGACCGCTGCACGCTGACCCTGATCACGAGCTTTCTCGGGCTGACGCATGCGCCGGTCAGCCGGGCGGTCAGAACCATGCGCGACCGCGGTCTGGTGCGCCAGCGCTGCCATCCGCGAGACGCCCGCAGCGCGATCATCTCGCTGACCGACGCGGGCCGGAGCGCGCTGGAACTCGACCCGATCCGCAAGATCGCCCTTCTGCTCAGCACGCTTCCCGATGCGGATCGCAACGCGATCAAGCGCGCATTGCGCTCGATCGCGATCGAGCTCGCATCCTGA
- a CDS encoding cobalamin B12-binding domain-containing protein, with the protein MDSDQRQPAEAFPVPIGDVISRPLPEANLRRVAQEALMRVARLPGRRAPLPEPPAPAEIEALCTALATGSLEQARRIVDDHLARGRDKTWIAEGLLPEAARLMGRRWESDEVSFIEVGQAVGRLQRLLRLLRAEAGPRRPDPVRRAIFATPETETHTFGVIVAADAFRERGWEIDLSLSEPPDRLLADLTRSQVPLLGLSVSSRRSAPPLMQLLADLRTALPRLRVLLCGTILSTSPEVARQIPVDDRAADLPSAFEAADRLLLDSLA; encoded by the coding sequence ATGGACTCCGACCAGCGCCAGCCGGCCGAAGCCTTTCCCGTGCCGATCGGCGACGTGATCTCCCGCCCCCTGCCCGAAGCCAACCTGCGCCGCGTCGCGCAAGAGGCGCTGATGCGCGTCGCCCGCCTGCCCGGCCGACGCGCGCCCCTGCCCGAGCCGCCCGCCCCCGCCGAGATCGAGGCGCTGTGCACCGCCCTCGCGACCGGCAGCCTCGAGCAGGCGCGCCGGATCGTCGACGACCATCTGGCCCGGGGGCGCGACAAGACCTGGATCGCCGAGGGCCTGCTGCCCGAGGCCGCGCGGCTGATGGGACGGCGCTGGGAAAGCGACGAGGTCAGCTTCATCGAGGTCGGTCAGGCGGTCGGCCGCCTGCAGCGGCTGTTGCGACTGCTCAGGGCCGAGGCCGGTCCCCGCCGGCCCGACCCGGTACGGCGCGCGATCTTCGCCACGCCCGAGACCGAGACCCACACATTCGGCGTGATCGTGGCTGCCGATGCCTTCCGTGAACGGGGCTGGGAAATCGATCTGTCGCTGTCCGAGCCGCCCGACCGCCTGCTCGCCGATCTCACCCGGTCCCAGGTGCCGCTGCTGGGCCTGTCCGTCTCCAGCCGCCGCTCGGCGCCGCCGCTGATGCAGTTGCTGGCAGACCTCCGGACCGCGCTGCCCCGGCTCCGGGTGCTGCTCTGCGGCACGATCCTGTCGACCAGTCCCGAAGTGGCCCGCCAGATCCCGGTCGATGACCGCGCCGCCGATCTGCCCAGCGCGTTCGAGGCCGCCGACCGGCTGCTGCTCGACAGCCTCGCCTGA
- a CDS encoding DUF808 domain-containing protein: protein MSGLLALLDDVAAIAKVASASVDDVVGQAVKASSKAAGAVIDDAAVTPKYLRGFSPARELPIVWSIARGSLFNKLVILLPLALLLSQFAPWAIAPLLMLGGCYLCFEGVEKVLHALAPQEPHAKAGADKPLSATRLEEAKVKGAIKTDFILSAEIMTIILAAMPDHLTLWMEAGAMALAGALITLAVYGAVGLIVKADDIGLAMAEKGRLAATRSLGVGIVRAMPKVMTLLLVVGTAAMIWVGGSILVHGAHQLGWHLPQEMIHHVAVAAASVLSLGGAVEWTVTAALDGAVGIVVGLVLVPVIQHAILPAAGFLRKE from the coding sequence ATGAGCGGGTTACTGGCACTGCTCGACGATGTGGCGGCGATTGCCAAGGTGGCCTCCGCATCGGTCGATGACGTCGTGGGGCAGGCGGTGAAGGCCTCGTCCAAGGCCGCGGGGGCGGTGATCGACGATGCGGCGGTGACGCCGAAATACCTTCGCGGGTTCAGTCCGGCGCGGGAATTGCCCATCGTCTGGAGCATCGCCCGCGGGTCGCTGTTCAACAAGCTGGTGATCCTGCTTCCGCTGGCCCTGCTGCTGTCGCAATTCGCGCCCTGGGCGATTGCGCCCCTGTTGATGCTGGGCGGCTGCTACCTGTGCTTCGAGGGGGTCGAGAAGGTGCTTCATGCGCTGGCCCCACAAGAGCCCCATGCAAAGGCCGGGGCCGACAAGCCGCTCTCGGCGACGCGTCTCGAAGAGGCCAAGGTCAAGGGCGCGATCAAGACCGACTTCATCCTGTCGGCCGAGATCATGACCATCATCCTGGCGGCGATGCCCGATCACCTGACGCTGTGGATGGAGGCCGGGGCTATGGCGCTGGCGGGGGCGCTGATCACCCTTGCTGTCTATGGCGCGGTCGGGCTGATCGTGAAGGCCGACGATATCGGGCTGGCGATGGCCGAGAAGGGACGTCTGGCCGCGACCCGCAGCCTGGGCGTGGGCATCGTGCGGGCGATGCCGAAGGTGATGACGCTGTTGCTGGTGGTGGGCACGGCGGCGATGATCTGGGTCGGCGGCTCGATCCTGGTCCATGGCGCGCATCAGCTGGGCTGGCACCTGCCGCAGGAGATGATCCACCATGTCGCCGTTGCCGCGGCGTCCGTCCTGTCCCTTGGCGGGGCCGTCGAATGGACGGTGACGGCGGCGCTGGACGGCGCGGTCGGGATTGTCGTCGGGCTGGTGCTGGTCCCCGTCATCCAGCATGCGATCCTGCCGGCGGCGGGGTTCCTCCGCAAGGAATAG
- the idi gene encoding isopentenyl-diphosphate Delta-isomerase yields MSEMIPAWVNGELTPVEKLEAHQKGLRHKAISVFVMDGDRVLIQRRALGKYHTPGFWANTCCTHPRWDEDSKTCANRRLAEELGITGLTLEFREQVEYRAEVGNGLIEHEVVDIFIAAAGPDLKWDLNPEEVMDARWIALDDLARETRETEGVYTPWLRIYLEKHSAAIFGALASA; encoded by the coding sequence ATGAGTGAAATGATCCCGGCCTGGGTAAACGGTGAACTGACGCCGGTGGAGAAACTGGAGGCCCATCAAAAGGGCCTCCGCCACAAGGCGATCTCGGTCTTCGTGATGGATGGCGACCGGGTGCTGATCCAGCGCCGGGCGCTTGGCAAGTATCACACGCCCGGCTTCTGGGCGAATACCTGCTGCACCCATCCGCGCTGGGACGAGGATTCGAAGACCTGCGCAAACCGGCGGCTGGCCGAAGAGCTGGGGATCACCGGGCTGACGCTCGAATTCCGCGAGCAGGTCGAATACCGCGCCGAGGTCGGCAACGGGCTGATCGAGCATGAGGTGGTCGACATCTTCATCGCCGCGGCGGGGCCGGACCTGAAATGGGACCTGAACCCCGAAGAGGTGATGGACGCCCGCTGGATCGCGCTGGACGATCTGGCGCGCGAGACCCGCGAGACCGAGGGCGTCTATACGCCTTGGCTGCGGATCTACCTGGAAAAGCACAGCGCCGCGATCTTCGGCGCACTGGCCTCGGCCTGA
- a CDS encoding geranylgeranyl diphosphate reductase — MIYDVVVVGGGPAGATAAEDLARSGKKVALLDREGRIKPCGGAIPPRLMRDFNIADEQLVAKIDTARMISPSGRFVDIPIENGFVGMVDRKDFDPFLRARAERAGATRFTGTFVRVEREEEKTFLVFRDKQSKEEVRLQTKFIIGADGARSDVARAEVPGGDKIPYVIAYHEIIDAPMAVGNYKPNRCDVIYDGRISPDFYGWVFPHGHTCSVGMGTGVDGFDLKQATADLRAMAGLDQAETIRKEGAPIPLRPMDKWDNGRDVVVVGDAAGTVAPSSGEGIYYAMYGGRVGAAAVSAALASGRASDLKLARQMFMKDHKNTYKALQAMQDAYYHSDERRERFVSLCHDVDVQTLTFESYMNKKLTRKRPLAHIKIGIKNVAHLTGLVSPQYT, encoded by the coding sequence ATGATCTATGACGTTGTTGTCGTCGGAGGCGGCCCCGCCGGGGCCACGGCCGCCGAGGACCTGGCCCGTTCGGGCAAGAAAGTCGCGCTTCTGGACCGCGAGGGCCGCATCAAGCCCTGCGGCGGCGCGATCCCGCCGCGGCTGATGCGCGATTTCAACATTGCCGACGAACAGCTGGTGGCCAAGATCGACACCGCGCGGATGATCTCGCCCTCGGGCCGCTTCGTCGACATCCCGATCGAGAACGGCTTCGTCGGCATGGTCGACCGCAAGGATTTCGACCCGTTCCTGCGCGCCCGCGCCGAACGCGCCGGCGCCACCCGCTTTACCGGCACCTTCGTCCGGGTCGAGCGCGAGGAGGAAAAGACCTTCCTCGTCTTCCGCGACAAGCAGTCGAAGGAAGAGGTCCGGCTGCAGACGAAATTCATCATCGGCGCCGACGGGGCGCGGTCTGACGTCGCCCGCGCCGAGGTGCCCGGCGGCGACAAGATCCCCTATGTGATCGCCTATCACGAGATCATCGACGCCCCGATGGCGGTCGGCAACTACAAGCCCAACCGCTGCGACGTGATCTATGACGGCCGGATCAGCCCCGATTTCTACGGCTGGGTGTTCCCGCACGGGCATACCTGCTCGGTCGGCATGGGCACCGGCGTCGACGGCTTCGACCTCAAGCAGGCGACCGCCGATCTGCGCGCGATGGCGGGCCTCGACCAGGCCGAGACGATCCGCAAGGAAGGCGCGCCGATCCCGCTACGTCCGATGGACAAATGGGACAATGGCCGCGACGTGGTCGTCGTCGGCGATGCCGCGGGCACCGTGGCGCCCAGCTCGGGCGAGGGCATCTACTACGCGATGTATGGCGGGCGCGTGGGCGCGGCGGCGGTCTCGGCGGCTCTGGCCTCGGGCCGGGCCTCGGATCTGAAGCTTGCCCGGCAGATGTTCATGAAGGACCACAAGAACACCTACAAGGCGCTGCAGGCGATGCAGGACGCCTATTACCACAGCGACGAGCGGCGCGAACGCTTCGTGTCGCTCTGCCACGATGTCGATGTGCAGACGCTGACCTTCGAATCCTACATGAACAAGAAGCTGACCAGGAAACGCCCGCTTGCCCATATCAAGATCGGGATCAAGAATGTCGCCCACCTGACCGGGCTCGTATCGCCGCAATACACATGA
- a CDS encoding BCD family MFS transporter, with protein MTLSWLQIVRLGLVQMCLGAVVVLTSSTLNRLMVVELALPAVLPGLLVALHYAIQITRPSWGFLSDTRGQRTRFIILGMIILALGGYLAATGVVVMEDHYGAGLMLSILAYALIGIGVAACGTSLLALLATATAPERRAAAATITWLMMIAGIGITAGTVGAFLDPYTPALLLEIVTVVTLGAVVLTTLAVWGIEKRVVAHREPDEMPFWKGIGEVWAEPRARIFTLFVFLSMVAYFMQELILEPFSGLVFDFTPGQSTSLSGAQHGGVFLGMVVVGIGSSVLRIWALRSWVILGCLGSAAALASIAALGHFGPHLPLTPAVVTMGFFNGIFTVAAIGAMMALAGEGRDAREGTRMGLWGAAQAIAAGFGGLVGAGAADGLRQIMDDAPAFGVVFLTEAILFLLAAAMALRIMDGHRPTTENSGLVPGE; from the coding sequence ATGACGCTGAGCTGGCTTCAGATCGTCCGGCTGGGCCTCGTGCAGATGTGCCTGGGCGCGGTGGTGGTGCTGACCTCCTCCACCCTGAACCGGCTGATGGTGGTCGAGCTGGCGCTTCCGGCGGTGCTGCCGGGGCTGCTGGTGGCGCTGCATTACGCGATCCAGATCACCCGGCCCAGCTGGGGCTTCCTGTCGGACACCCGCGGCCAGCGCACCCGCTTCATCATTCTGGGCATGATCATCCTGGCGCTGGGCGGCTATCTGGCCGCCACCGGCGTCGTGGTGATGGAAGACCATTACGGCGCGGGGCTGATGCTGTCGATCCTGGCCTATGCGCTGATCGGCATCGGCGTCGCGGCCTGCGGCACCTCACTGCTGGCGCTTTTGGCCACCGCCACCGCGCCCGAGCGCCGCGCGGCCGCCGCCACCATCACTTGGCTGATGATGATCGCGGGCATCGGCATCACCGCCGGCACGGTCGGCGCCTTCCTCGACCCCTATACGCCTGCGCTCCTGCTGGAAATCGTGACCGTGGTCACGCTGGGCGCTGTCGTTCTGACCACGCTGGCGGTCTGGGGCATCGAAAAGCGCGTGGTCGCCCATCGCGAGCCCGACGAGATGCCGTTCTGGAAGGGTATCGGCGAGGTCTGGGCCGAGCCGCGCGCCCGCATCTTCACGCTGTTCGTATTCCTGTCCATGGTCGCCTATTTCATGCAGGAACTGATCCTCGAGCCGTTCTCGGGCCTCGTCTTCGACTTCACGCCCGGCCAGTCGACCTCGCTTTCGGGGGCGCAGCATGGCGGCGTCTTCCTCGGCATGGTCGTGGTCGGCATCGGAAGCTCGGTCCTGCGGATCTGGGCCTTGCGCAGCTGGGTGATCCTCGGCTGTCTCGGCTCGGCCGCGGCGCTGGCCAGCATCGCCGCGCTCGGGCATTTCGGCCCGCATCTGCCGCTGACGCCGGCGGTCGTGACGATGGGCTTCTTCAACGGCATCTTCACCGTCGCCGCCATCGGCGCGATGATGGCGCTGGCGGGCGAAGGCCGCGACGCGCGCGAAGGCACGCGGATGGGGCTCTGGGGCGCGGCGCAGGCCATCGCCGCGGGCTTCGGCGGCCTTGTCGGTGCCGGAGCCGCCGACGGTTTGCGCCAGATCATGGACGACGCACCCGCTTTTGGCGTGGTGTTCCTGACCGAAGCGATCCTCTTCCTGCTGGCTGCTGCAATGGCCCTGAGGATCATGGATGGACATCGACCCACAACGGAAAATTCAGGTCTTGTGCCAGGGGAGTAA